Part of the Ptychodera flava strain L36383 unplaced genomic scaffold, AS_Pfla_20210202 Scaffold_29__1_contigs__length_4469600_pilon, whole genome shotgun sequence genome, caacaagtgtagcgcgcaaacaaattccttaagactcaaaattatttgtctgcAACTACTATGCAATAGTCGTCTACAACTGATATTCCGTAATGCGTTCCCTCTTAAATAAGACGAAGCAAATATCCGATCTAAGTTTCACGTGGTTTATTCGAATATAGGCATGTCTTCCAGACTGAGAACAACAAATTCTCTGAGTAGAATGTTGTACTACAAACGTTGAGAACGTTTGGGAACgattaactgaaaacaaatcaaaacaaaaggatACAGGAAGTGAGAACTAAACTACGTTcacactatgacacaggaaGTAAATACTCTCTTTGACCAGGAAGTAAATACACTCTATGACACAGGAAATTAGAAACAGGAAGTAACTAACAGGAAGTAATACTCCCTCTAAGATGactcaggggtcaaaggtcataatagGTGGGGTGGTCACGTGACCCACCTCAGTAAACGCCCTCTAACGGTGACTGAACGTTTACTTTCGTTGAgagatctcatttgcataaaagcagCCCTGACTTAAACAATTAGCTGCTTTGAAACAATCACTAACTCAAAGATGCATAAGAATACAATCACTAAAACTACTTTATGTAAAAGGTCTCAAAAAGGTTGTACTATAAATGTAATCAGAGTCCAACTTGAATGTGTCCATTATGGCATTCATTGTTCGCATACTTCAATGTCCTTGGCCCTTTGTTAGGCACACGTGCTCTCAGAGTCTCACAATGGAATAAGGCTATTCAATGTTCCTTCAAGAATGTCTGCTTTAAAGTCACAAAGAATCAACTGAATTGCTTACCAATTTTGTGTAGGGTTGTATAAGACTATCGCATCAACAGGTTCAAAGCTGTTTCATCAAAatggtctttacaagcaatcttGGCGAGAACTATAGCCGGTCACTTTCAGAGACATGTCCACTCTCTGAAGGTCTAACTTAAAGTGTCTAAAAGCACGCTTGGAATGGCTGCATGTGCGCAGTGCGTAATACAAAAGATAAACATTTAAAGACGGAAGTTGATGGTGActcatgactttgaatttgaactatGGCCAAATAAGGGGATGTTGATTTTGACCGTAACATTCCGGTCCCCTAATTGTGTAGATGTGACTCGGAACAATTATAAATCCAATATtctaaactggtcaaaattcaaTCTAACTAAACAAACATGAATAATATACTGTTCATATATCACTATTAAAAAAGATTAAAGTTCTTAGCTGTTCTTGTGTCCTTCAGACGAATCTTCAATGGCGTCGGCCTCCAGGAGCACACACAACTTATCCACTGGACGTCGTAGAGTAGTCGCTCTGGTCTTGACTTCTGCAAACCTGACGAGTcccttcttgtctttcatcacttCGGTGATTCTGCCATGGACCAGGAGTTCCTCGGCGCTGTGTTGTCGACGATCAACACCACGTCTCCAACGTTGAGGTTTCTTCTGATCTCGAGCCACTTCTGTCTCTCTTGTAGCAACGGGAGATATTCTTTCATCCATCTCTTCCAGAATATATCTGCCAGGTACTGCACTTGTCTCCATCGACGGCGTACGTAGTTGTCATTCTTCTGAAACAAGCCGGGTGGCAGGGCCTGTTTTGGTTTCAGCATTAACAGGTGGTTGGGTGTTAATGCCTCTAGATCGTTCGGATCTTCTGACAGCCTGGTGATTGGTCGGCTGTTAATTATGGCTTCCACTTCACAGAACAGCGTTCGGAGTGCTTCATCTGACATGCGAAGTGGTTGTTCTTTGAGCAAGGAAAAGATGATTTTCCTTATGGTTCTGATGTGACGCTCCCATACTCCTCCAAAGTGGGAACCTGCTGGGGGTTGAATTCCCATTTGATGTCTTGTTGGTGGAGCATCTCAGCTATCTTCTCTTGGTTCCATCTCCTGATACTTTCCTTCAGCTCTTTGTCGGCTGCGACGAAGTTAGTCCCGTTGTCTGATCTTATGGACCTAACGTGGCCTCTTCGTGCTATAAATCTTCTGATAGCGTTGATGCACGAATCTGTATCTAATGAGCAGGCTACTTCTAAGTGTACCGCACGAGTCGCCATACATGTGAAGATCGCTCCATACCTCTTCTCAGTGACACGGCCACGTTTGACCTCCAGTGGTCCGAAGTAATCTACACCTGTGCGAGTGAATGGTGGCTCTTCGGGGTGATGCGGTCCTTAGGTAGGTCTGACATCTTCTGCtcacaaacttttgctctatATTTTCTACAGATGACACATTTGGTTACGAGGTTGCGGATTGCTGTAGGCGCCCGTAGAATCCAATATTTCTCTCTTAGCTTCGCCAGCATCGAGTTCCTTCCAAGATGTCCGACTTCTTTGTGGGTTTCTTGGAGTATGATTGTAGACACTCGTGAGTCTTTAGGCAGCAGTATCCGGTGCTTGCTTTCTGGTGACACTGAGGCACGCTCCAGGCGTCGGCTTACTCGTATTATTcctttatcaaaaattgggtcCAGCTTATATAATGGGCTGTATCTCCTGACTTGCTTCTTTCGTTGAAGGAGTGCCATTTCATCTGGAAAGTGCTTTCGCTGCACATACTTCATGATTGCATCTTCTGCCCTTTGCAGATTCTCTAATGAAACAGGTGGGATTGTTGTTTCACAACTCTTCTGGCTAGTATCTGCGTTGGTGTCTTCATCGCCTTCCTTTCTTTTGCGGCATTTATCTTGGAGGTTTTTCTTCGCTAACAGGAACCATCCGACTATTTTCTTTAGTTTCATCATGCTGGAGTAGCGTAGTAAGATCTTCTCTACCCCAAACTCTTGCTCTACTAGTACGGTGCTGTACACGAATACTTTCCGCTTGACTTCTGGGTCTTTATTACATAGTGCTCTGGAGATGTCCTGTTGTGTAGGCCATTCACTTTCTCGTTTCCACAGGAAATCTGGTCCTCGCAGCCATCTTTTGTTTTGCAGGAACTTGTCTACCGTTACTCCCCTAGATGCGTTGTCTGCTGGGTTGGATTTTGTGTCGACGTACTTCCACTGTTTACTATCCGAACCTTCACGTATAATGTTGATCCGGTTGGCTACGAAGGTGTGGAATCGGGATGTTTCATTGGC contains:
- the LOC139127206 gene encoding uncharacterized protein, with the translated sequence MGIQPPAGSHFGGVWERHIRTIRKIIFSLLKEQPLRMSDEALRTLFCEVEAIINSRPITRLSEDPNDLEALTPNHLLMLKPKQALPPGLFQKNDNYVRRRWRQVQYLADIFWKRWMKEYLPLLQERQKWLEIRRNLNVGDVVLIVDNTAPRNSWSMAESPK
- the LOC139127128 gene encoding uncharacterized protein, with product MDIIPELREHSTTQDGRRQQPPIQQEVVKTIKRDFYVDDCLKSVESAKKAIELTQDLTAACKKGGFRLTKWVSNSREVLETIPKEERAKEIKDLKLEYDCLPVERALGTSWSVESDTIGFQINIESRPPTRRGILSIISSVYDPIGLAAPFILPARILLQDLCRRGIGWDAKIKEDDRKKWLRWLSDLPKLENVSTQRCYKPADFGEVKVREIHHFSDASEYGYGVASYIRLINENGRIHCAFLMGKARVAPLKKITIPRLELTAATVAVRMNRMLEEELDIKNDKVYFWTDSTSVIKYCANETSRFHTFVANRINIIREGSDSKQWKYVDTKSNPADNASRGVTVDKFLQNKRWLRGPDFLWKRESEWPTQQDISRALCNKDPEVKRKVFVYSTVLVEQEFGVEKILLRYSSMMKLKKIVGWFLLAKKNLQDKCRKRKEGDEDTNADTSQKSCETTIPPVSLENLQRAEDAIMKYVQRKHFPDEMALLQRKKQVRRYSPLYKLDPIFDKGIIRVSRRLERASVSPESKHRILLPKDSRVSTIILQETHKEVGHLGRNSMLAKLREKYWILRAPTAIRNLVTKCVICRKYRAKVCEQKMSDLPKDRITPKSHHSLAQV